TTCCCTTTCAAGCACGGATCAAGGTTTTAAAGGTAACATTCAAACTCTTTGCATGTCTAGGAGTtgatttatacctttatttggacttaaaaccttcgaaaaccctagtttctcaCGAACTCCGATTTAGGTATTGTTCATGCACTAATTATTGTGAGgtttttaggagtttttaaGGCCATAGGAAGCTTTGAATCATCCTCatgaagctcggagaagaaaaatgaagtgatttggacgtcAGAAAGTTGAGTTTCGACGAGTTACAAGTTTAGTCAGATTATCGAGGGATTTTCGGCGAGTTTCGTGGATTTTAGGGCTTTTGAAAGGTATGATTGTGTTCTATCTGTGTTAAGCTTCAAATtggtttaagtttcatgaaatttggttgagaaacggACGAGAAATGAAGGTTTGAAAAATTCCCAATTTTCCGGCGACGGCGACGGTAGCCAGAGTTCGAAGGTAGGGGATGACAGAATATTTCTAACGGCGTTGGTTAGTTTTAACGGTTCCGTtactttttaacggaatattcctaacggggttAGGGAATTCCGTTAAGGTCCCTGCGCGTGGTCGCGCGTAGGGCCATGCCTTTGCCGGCGCGTGAaggctccaaaaattattttaaaaatttggggatgttcgtggagttATGTAGGTCATCATATAcctcatttgagcaatgtatgagaagttattagctagtattgtttatgtgctttaatttaacgtttttatagttgtttcgcatataagggagacttatcccgaggacgagcacagtcaagggcgactaaggggctacgacccttcgacataccagtgagtgggcttttggttttaagtatatacgtatatgcttgatatttttcccataaaatgcatttaaatgagttatgctttgaaaatgccatgcctattgaTTTATGCTTAAACCATGAGTTAGAATTGTATGCATAAATGTGATTTGGTGTTGTGGGCGCTCAGGTAAGTTCCatgtgagtttatgaattgtaaATGTGTATTGAatggttgtgattaattgagaaatattaagctcataaacctgcatccGGGTGTTAGTGATTAGTTAGAGATATGGCACAGGCCTGAATATAATGTCACAtcccacaccatatgctcacattggatccaatttaggttcacagtcttgtcgtacataccataataggtggttccgactcgtaggtgactaatgATCAATCAcacagctatcatgagagaGTAGCactgagcataactatattacacccagtcatgtcgtacagaccataataggtggttccgactcgtaggttaCAGTGGTTCCGACCCATGTGCAATGTAGTGCCATATGGGTCATTTGCAGTGACtctggctagattgactaatgagctatgaattcagctgtACATACTTCTACAGGGGTTCCGACTaatgtgttattttccatgaatttattttcacctgagttacttatcctgtttatattttggcatgacatacttatgattatgaatatgtgaagcatgatttgaattaatatatacatatacatatttatgcatatgtttatattatatttctgggaaaaattatacatattttacggcgaggggttagagcatttgataaatgaaatgattttgaaaagctttgtttttgcccactcacattttctgttttgcgtccctccaggttttaggtagtcTTGATGTTGGTGGCGTACGAGGAtctcggcggttctgacagaaTATAATATTTGTAGGATATTTTtcggtactgtataactagtacttgtcctactggactacatctagactttctatgctctgattaggagtatttacacttgtatctcactcctagcacttcttgtttattagtgcacactagaagctttcggtttttatgtattcgtatatttcttatctttatcgcttccatactgtgcacatgactacgtcaccctcacatgacggccaacatgcTTCGATttcggtcgaggtgtgtcaggaATGAACATGAACATGAACATCACCAAATAATTGTGTAGATTTCTTAGGAGGATAAATAAGAATGGTAACTTTCAAACTCATATTTTCTCTTATGCATTTCATCCGCCACTTTTTCTAACCTTTAAATCGAATATATACAATAAAGGAGAATCAAGTATATCATCCCACCATGTTAGTTTGGACGTTAGTTGAAAGTGGGAGACCGAATTCGGATTCCAAGTTGAAATGACACTCTTGGGTAGATTTCACAACAATACGAAAGACTATATGTGGTAGAGATATGTCAATTGAAAGTCACATCTGTATATAGGAACAAGAGTTGTCAACTTTCGATTGCGTTACATATACAGAGAACAAAGAACTTGTACGAATGAACAATATTGCTAAAAGAAAATTATGGCTCAAAGTTTCCCCAGAATACTTGACATTTGTAtacaaattaaagagaaaatagGATAGAAGAACTTATTgcaggaaaataaataaataagtttgGATTCTCAATGTTGAATGTATAAAATAGAGTACTTCAAACCCTAGAGCTGCTaaaacccaaaaacaccattaCGGTTCATTGGTTTCGATCGTAGGGAGTTGGAGTCTTGTCTTCATgttgggttagggttagggttagggctGCCATCAAACAAGAAcaacttttgagaaaacaaACTTTGGGCGGAGAAAATGTGAGGATGAACCAAAAGGAGTAGGATGTTCTCCCCTCTTATTTTTATCTCCTTTCCTCCTCTCCTCCTCTCCTCCTCTCACACTTTATTTTTTGTCTCATTGCCTTTAAAAAAATCAATCTAAGATGTCACCCTTACTTAATTGTAACCGTTCCAATAGGAGATgagggaaagaaaaagagattAAGAAGGAATCCTCTTCGGAACCAAAAGCAAGTAAATGAactgaaacaacattaaatgtATCTTGAATGTGACTGAATATAATGGACTGGGCTTGGTTGTGAATAACTAATGAATCCTAATGGACTGGGACTCGTGGGGATAAGACTTCGGGGGTCAGCCAACCCCAGCCACTCAACCGGCCGGACATAGGTCTCATTTGTATACCTTGCGATTGCCAGTTCCTTCAACGAATTCACCGGCTATAGAAGTTGCAGTTACCCTTAGATGACAACCCTAGGCTCTttacaaaaaacataaaataataatttacaatCCTAAGATTCCTTCAACGTTTTGGTTCCTCTTTTTTCTAAACTAGAACTCGTTTGAAATTACTTTTAAATGGCTGAaaagcgcttttggtgaaaatgtttttggaatcaattcttagtaaaaatgaaAGTGAATCCTAGAAAAGTACTTGAAGTCTTCATGCAACAAGCACATAAAACCAATTGTACATTTAGATGGAGATGTTAACttggaggaagaaaagaaaaggcggAGTTGCTTGGGTTCAGGGTTTGAATTGAAGCAAGTTAAGGTTTCAgtccataaaaccaattggcaaaaTATAGGGAATAGTCCAGCttacttataagctcatgcaaagTCCCTCCtccatcaatgtgagattcattctcaacatacCATCTCACCTGTAACGAATTTAACAACACAAACATGGTGACGTAGAGCACATGTGACCATTGGATTTCACACATGAGACAACCTGCTTTAATACAATGAAGCAAGTTGAGGTTCCACAATAAAACTAATTGGGGATATAGAGAGTAGTTCAATTTACTTATAAGTTCATACACGATCCCTTGTCATATCAATGTAGGATTCATTCATTAGAAACTCTGTAATGTAGCCAAAAAAACCAAAGTAAAGATGAAGTTTAATAAACATATGTGAAAATTAGATAGACATTGGCAACGCCTGGTCTGTAGCCCAATGACAGCCCCCCTAGTGCAGATCCTAGGATTCAAAAGTCTTTAGAAGTGATCAAATGGTGGTGTGTTAGGAGTTTAGCCTTTGAGGCATCTAGCTAGGGTTGGGCGTAGGGCTGATCCTTAATTGACCTAATTAGGCTTTGGCTAGTATGAGAAGTCAATGGAAGACTTATTTTAATAATCAAAGTTAGGACTTAGGATCGTAATTGTTAGGGTTAAACTAATTAGTTAAAAGCTCTAACACTTCACAATTTAGAAAATGTTAGGGAGATAATGTGTTTAGGCTATGTTTTGTACATCGTATGATGTGACggttgatgattaaattatttcttcaatgattgtaaaaatgaGTCTAAATCATTAAACATCACATCAtgtaatttacaaaatatgattCAAGTTACTAGTATCACCGTAAAAATTTCTAGCTAGATGTGCTCCCTTTTGTTTGCTGAAAAGTAAAAGGAAGCATACTTTTTAAACCAGATGAAGATCGTGACCGTCATGTCTAACAGCAACAACACTATTAATGATACGATCCCTATTTGGCCACTTGACTTTCTCCGTTTTCATAACTTAACTTTCTTAACTTAACTTTAGATTTCGTCTTTTTCCTCTGGTTCAATCCACACTAcattttcttggttttttttttttccgagtTAAAATTATAGAACACAATCGAATGAAATCCTCATCTCCATTACTTAATTTTCTCGGTTATATAGTATAATTTAACCTAGCTACGTACCTAATTAATAAAGGACTGTCAGATAACATATGTTGAATTATGGTACGTCGTAAGTACTTCTGTTTTGATCTTTATTTTGCTTTTGTGTTGGAACTTGAAAGTGTTTGGAATTTTTGAATTCATGGTGAATGTGTCTTTTCAACAAATAATTAAGATGCACGATCGCGTCCTTCCCATATTCACTACCGTTGTAAAATTTAAAGATCTTTAAAATCACACAAAGATGTTCTTAGAATAATTAAAAACGcttatatatgtacataaattgattttgactAAAGAAGATATTTAATGAAATTATTTGTATAGAACATCTCTCACATCAAATAAAACTAACATGAAATCATACGAGACTACTGAAATGAAATGGTAGAATGATGGGATATGGGGGGACCACGCTCaactttttattctttttattgaGCGTAACATATCaaaatgttgaaaaaaaaatgtaactaAGCTTATATGTAGTGTATGTATTGGTTGGTGCTACACctatttaaaatttcaaacacATGTACactaaggtaccgtttggtacgcagacgggatggaacgggacgggacggaacaggacGGAACAAATGacgtaaatattgaaaaagataaggagaaattttgtcataaaatgttataaatttgtgttccacggatgtggaacaaGTCGTTCCAGGAGGAAGAGGTGGAACaaaaaatcagccaaatttcgtcccatgggacaacccgttccacagtttttaggcgcaccaaacgtgggacggaacgacTCGTCCCGTTccatcccgtcccgtcccacgtaccaaacggtacctaagtCCACTTCTCTGTCCCTGACGACATATACTTTTATACTAATTACAACCATAACaaaatgaatattttatttgaTAAATAAGAATCaaattgatcaaattttaattaaaagtttGACAGAAAAAggcatatattatatatatatatatatatatatatatatatatattcataacaaattgaaaaaagaaaggaaaaaaacataAGGAAAGAGCCAAAGAGATGGTGGAGGTGGCTGCCTAAGTGTTAATTGGGAAGAGAAAAGACAAAGTCGTGGGTTAAATCAACTCGACAAACCCCTTCAATCGTGTTGGGCATGTGTGTTTGGTAGATGGTGTCAGTGATATACTGACAAATGAACGCATGTATTTCCATGCAATTGTCGTCGGCCTTCTACACGTGCACAACACAAAACCTGACTGCCTTTTAATCTGGTTCCTTAACACCATCACCATTTTTCATATTCTGCTCAACGTACTAGCTAGGGTGAAACACCTAGTTTCCCTGTGTTCTAAAAATTCAGGTTTATAACTTTACCAAATATTAAGCATTATTCCCAACATATGTGCAAAAACAAAGGCCAACCATGCATAACTCGTCAACGTCTTTTAGTCAATGGTTTCAGGTTAAAAATAAAAGCATGCAGGAAATATTAGTAAACTAATGttaatgaaagaagttgaggtttcatTCTATAGCTAATTGACAATAATGGAGTAGCATAACTTCCTGTAAAACTTTACAAGGTTTCATAACTTTATGATGCATGTGGAACGACACCCTACAACCTCACACACCTCCTCACGTGTAGGCAACATAAACACATATTAAGTAATGTGGACGATGACGtgaaacatatacatatatatatggtcATCGGGTTTTCAAGTCGGTATGCTTTGATATTGTAAATGAATTTTCATGATAAAACGAATTAGTAATAGGAGGAGTGACACTACTtgttagagcaactccagtgtaggagccctccccccaggcaattcactatttaatccacctagtgaacagtaactgcctttaatgaatagtgcattcccctgtcaattgccttttgcatctccacccctgcactgaatagccctggcaattggcaataaaatattaatatttttttatttataaaataatacataataattttatttgtaatttcggataagatttttaatcgttctcgttgcaccacgtgtcattatccgaaaagccaatagcaataaaatttttgtatttttgtatttataaaataattcaaaataattatatttgttatttcggataagatttttaatcgttctcgttgcgccacgtgtcattatccgcaaagaaaattattggtgatggatttccgataagatttttaatcgttgtgtcaaggcacgtgtcattatctgaaaagacaattattggtgatggatttctgataagatttttaaccaatcacgtcgtgccacgtgtcacaatccgattacaatctttgaggatagatttccaccagatttttaacgaatgacggcatgccacgtggcattatctacaacctaatcccttctaaatcctccatataatcccccatccatcctcataaatctcacaccaattttctcaagatctctatcattattcatagtttctgcttccttcttcgccaaaatccctatcattattcatagtttttgcttccttcttcaccaaaatccctatcattattcatagtttctgcttcctttttacaatgtcttcttcttcttcttcaaagatgatgtgggaaatcgagcaagaagaggaagaattgtttaaccaatcacaAGGAATGTTCAATGTTAGGGATTGggcccaaaatgagatggaagaggatgacgaGCGTAGACGGAGAGATGACGAATCAAGAATGGCAGGAGCCTCACAATCCCGTCGAGTCGTCCAAGCTGTGGCTCATATCTGCAGGCCCAACCGTGCTGTAAACATTGATAGAAACAGGCAACGACGAGGTCAGGAgctcttggacgattattttgtccgtaacagtgcattccctgaAACATACTtccgacgtcgttttagaatggaacgacatttgttcaacaaaatcatgggcgctgtttgcaaccatgattcttactttgtgcaaaagccggatgcttttggtgctatgggtctcctgcctcagcaaaaaattactgctgccttgcggatgcttgcatatggagcagctgcagaccaagtggacgagataacgaggatgggacaatcaaccattcttgagtccctcATGAGGTTTTGTTCggcaatcgaatctatctacaccgcagagtacctccggaGACCTACTCatatggacttgcaaaggcttctgaagaaaggcgagatgcgaggttttccagggatgattggaagcattgattgtatgcactggacttggaaaaactgtccaagtgcatggcaaggcgcttatggggacagaaaaggatcaaaaagtatcattttggaggcggtggcatcttttgatacatggatttggcacgcctttttcggggttccgggagctcaaaatgacctcaacgtccttgcccaatccccagtgttcaacgatgtcctgcaaggaaatgcaccaaaagtcacgtatgaGGTCAATGGACGTATGtacgacgggccatactacctagctgatggcatttacccaaggtggtcaacatttgtcaaaacagtgccacgtccgcgcagtgcaaaggaaaaacactttgcaagatgtcaagaagggtgcaggaaggatgtggagcgttgtttcggtatcctccaagctcgctgggcgatcatcaggggtgctgccagattgtttgatgtagagtcgcttcgatccatcatgatgacgtgcatcattcttcacaacatgattgtggaagatgagtacgattatgaagccgttgatgaatatgagccagacacgatgaacaattcaagaacacgtatatattgtgctcatgacgccaccgatgagcccgtgcaacatgagccattagaaagggatggacgttacaatgaaaggatcatccaacgatatactgcacttcaaaggtcaaatatgcacaatgcccgccaacttgacttgatagagcaccagtgggaatTGAGGGGTGCTGACGATACTTAAGTTCattagtgtttgtttttatttggtgtgtttattttattttatgtggtgtgtttttttagttcatttagtgagttgaaatgtaattttattttatttggtgtttgtttttatttggtgtgtttattttattttatgtggtgtgtttttttagttcatttagtgagttgaaatgtaattttattttatttggtgtgtttattttattttatgtggtgtgtttttttagttcatttagtgagatgaaatgtaattttattttatttggtgtttgtttttatttggtgtgtttattttattttatgtggtgtgtttttttagttcatttagtgagttgaaatgtaattttattttatttggtgtttgtttttatttggtgtgtttatttggtgtgttgatgttattttatttggtgtgtttaaatgtgttttgaataaagtactaagttcaataaattggaaacaacataaagtactctattcaatgaataagaaattacaacccgaataagaaattacaacccgaattgattggaaaattatgggttcGTGAATGGATGATAACcatcacctaaccaatttgtggtgctaggatgatcttctcttgtcaTGCTAGGATAATCTTCTCTTgtggtgctaggaccatctcctcttgctctcgcttctcttgcacgcctccttcgcaACACATCCGCTTTCTctgacttccaaaaatatttagagtctggagacttcccttctaaaggctccttcataatgtcacgatctcgttcagccattctttcttctcttctatgttccctttcttgccgaagtagttctctttctctctcatcagcttcaaattttctctcaaaagctgcagcttttgcatcctctctagccttatcagcctcaaatttagccatttcccgggccaaattcaattcaccttggcgggcaagatcttccatatactttgcataatcattcttggaagcattaccttttctctttgaagccttcttaccttgaggcctaattggataacgggtcgaccccgacgcttgttcaacggggggcgtttcaggcacttcttcatcatcttcatcatgatCATGCGAGGCATGCTCAggtgtagagtgtagaggggtgctgttcatgaaaacttctggaccgacatgcacaactctaaatttaggacaatctttgacaatattccaacattcaaaccgggtgaatgttttgtttttgcttttggttttggcaccataccaagcttgtgcttgaagttcctacacaaacaaataattataatgagaataggtaacaaataaataattataatgaaagtatgtaacaaataaataatacaaacaaataattataaatgaaagtagctaacaaataattataatgaaagtaggtaacaaataaataatacaaacaaataaatataatgaaagtagctaacaaataattataatgaaagtaggtaacaaataaataatacaaccaaataattataatgaaagtaggtaacaaataaataatacaaacaaataattataatgaaagtagctaacaaataattataatgaaagtaggtaacaaataatacaaacaaataaatataatgaaagtagctaacaaataattataatgaaagaagataacaaataaataatacaaacaaataaatataatgaaagtagctaacaaataaataatatattgttacctgatccgttaaattttccccacttcgaagattaccactagcttgtgccaaggcgtctctccacgtactaaacgattgactaagtaatttccaacgactggacatcgattccttagttctttgcccacccattttctcaagataattggaatgaataagactccacatttctcgcaactgcatctcattacccgtaatcgaatcatgagtaacttgaacccaactagtacacaacgcaacatcttcaagaagcgtccaattcgtacctggttgagtagtcattttgttggaaaaaaattggattgaaactttgaaagaaagataggaatgtggttgaaagtagttgagaaaatatgaaattgtggtgtagggtagaagataatgagaaggtatttataggtgaagtgaaatcaaaattttttataatttttcataattttttttcggatttttaagaatttttttacatttttttttaatttttattcacctaattaatctctgccgttggatttaaaaaaatttaaattccaacactccagattgtgccacgtgtcacaacggtaa
Above is a window of Malus sylvestris chromosome 15, drMalSylv7.2, whole genome shotgun sequence DNA encoding:
- the LOC126601559 gene encoding uncharacterized protein LOC126601559: MTTQPGTNWTLLEDVALCTSWVQVTHDSITGNEMQLREMWSLIHSNYLEKMGGQRTKESMSSRWKLLSQSFSTWRDALAQASGNLRSGENLTDQELQAQAWYGAKTKSKNKTFTRFECWNIVKDCPKFRVVHVGPEVFMNSTPLHSTPEHASHDHDEDDEEVPETPPVEQASGSTRYPIRPQGKKASKRKGNASKNDYAKYMEDLARQGELNLAREMAKFEADKAREDAKAAAFERKFEADERERELLRQEREHRREERMAERDRDIMKEPLEGKSPDSKYFWKSEKADVLRRRRAREARARGDGPSTTREDYPSMTREDHPSTTNWLGDGYHPFTNP
- the LOC126601558 gene encoding protein ALP1-like, which gives rise to MSSSSSSKMMWEIEQEEEELFNQSQGMFNVRDWAQNEMEEDDERRRRDDESRMAGASQSRRVVQAVAHICRPNRAVNIDRNRQRRGQELLDDYFVRNSAFPETYFRRRFRMERHLFNKIMGAVCNHDSYFVQKPDAFGAMGLLPQQKITAALRMLAYGAAADQVDEITRMGQSTILESLMRFCSAIESIYTAEYLRRPTHMDLQRLLKKGEMRGFPGMIGSIDCMHWTWKNCPSAWQGAYGDRKGSKSIILEAVASFDTWIWHAFFGVPGAQNDLNVLAQSPVFNDVLQGNAPKVTYEVNGRMYDGPYYLADGIYPRWSTFVKTVPRPRSAKEKHFARCQEGCRKDVERCFGILQARWAIIRGAARLFDVESLRSIMMTCIILHNMIVEDEYDYEAVDEYEPDTMNNSRTRIYCAHDATDEPVQHEPLERDGRYNERIIQRYTALQRSNMHNARQLDLIEHQWELRGADDT